One window of Alkaliphilus metalliredigens QYMF genomic DNA carries:
- a CDS encoding ABC transporter substrate-binding protein has translation MIKGKKTIMRKIILFLLIAGLIFNLAGCSQEAVVAGGNEDLLEKSWKSILEEAEGTEISFYGWGGSQMTNDWLDNFLVPRLKEEYNITLNRVPMDIDQVLNKLLGEKQMNVTGTADVIWINGENFSTARSNDLLYGPFTHKLPNFNQYIDAESVEVKYDFGFPVEGYEAPYGKAQFVLVYDEARVEQVPKGHEELMELVKNNPGKFTYPAPPDFTGSAFIRNIIYDIVGYEQFITMEADKEVIAKAIQPAMDYLKELKPYLWRNGETYPATIAQLDNMYADHEVFMSMNYNPNEAAARIKTGEFPRTTNTFVFEKGTIGNTHFLAIPDNAPNKAGALAVIDFILSVEAQASKYNPDNWGDLPVLDNTRLSDSERVIFDDIQIGEGALPQHILLDHRVPEMPANFVPIIEEIWMENIL, from the coding sequence ATGATAAAGGGGAAAAAGACTATTATGAGAAAAATAATTTTATTTTTATTGATAGCTGGACTTATTTTTAACTTAGCAGGATGTAGTCAGGAGGCTGTTGTGGCCGGTGGAAATGAAGATCTACTAGAAAAAAGCTGGAAAAGTATTCTAGAGGAAGCTGAAGGAACTGAAATAAGCTTCTATGGTTGGGGTGGCAGTCAAATGACTAATGACTGGTTAGACAATTTCTTAGTTCCTCGATTAAAGGAAGAGTATAACATTACCTTAAATAGAGTGCCTATGGATATAGACCAAGTTTTAAATAAGCTACTGGGTGAAAAACAAATGAATGTTACCGGTACAGCAGATGTCATTTGGATCAATGGGGAGAATTTCTCCACAGCTAGAAGTAATGATTTGTTGTATGGTCCCTTTACTCATAAATTACCTAACTTCAACCAATATATCGATGCTGAATCGGTAGAAGTAAAATATGACTTTGGGTTTCCGGTAGAGGGCTATGAAGCACCCTATGGAAAGGCACAATTTGTTTTAGTTTATGATGAAGCAAGGGTAGAACAAGTACCAAAAGGACATGAGGAATTAATGGAGTTAGTGAAAAACAATCCAGGAAAATTCACTTATCCAGCACCACCGGATTTTACAGGTAGTGCCTTTATTAGAAATATCATTTATGATATTGTAGGGTATGAACAATTTATCACCATGGAAGCAGACAAAGAAGTCATCGCTAAGGCAATTCAACCTGCCATGGATTATTTAAAGGAACTAAAGCCTTATCTATGGAGAAATGGTGAAACTTATCCTGCTACGATCGCACAGTTAGATAACATGTACGCAGATCATGAGGTTTTTATGAGCATGAATTACAACCCCAATGAAGCAGCTGCAAGAATTAAGACAGGGGAATTTCCACGGACAACCAATACATTTGTATTTGAAAAGGGTACCATAGGAAATACTCACTTTTTAGCAATTCCTGATAATGCACCTAATAAGGCTGGGGCACTGGCGGTGATTGACTTTATATTAAGTGTAGAAGCCCAAGCTTCTAAATATAATCCAGATAACTGGGGAGATCTTCCGGTTTTAGACAATACTCGATTAAGTGATTCAGAAAGAGTGATTTTTGATGATATTCAAATCGGTGAAGGCGCTTTGCCACAGCATATTCTACTAGATCATAGAGTTCCTGAAATGCCCGCAAATTTTGTTCCGATTATTGAAGAAATATGGATGGAAAACATCCTGTAA
- a CDS encoding ABC transporter permease, with amino-acid sequence MNKRNRTLSSFIMHIMILLLILPLLVLVAWSFSKSWPWPNLFPREFGLRGILHVLDPSSRALKSLLLSIRLSLVVTIVTLIISIPAAKALGVYNFKGKQFIKMLVLAPIIVPPVAVGMGIHLTFIRLGLANRFTGVVLVHLIPCLPYGIRILTDVFEIIGESMEQQARVLGANSIQTFTNITLPLIAPGLISAGSLVFIVSFSQYFLTFLIGGGRIITFPMMMFPYIQSGDRMMASAYSMVFILATLVVLIMMEKAIKSYYSAKNYFYL; translated from the coding sequence ATGAACAAGAGAAACAGGACATTATCTAGTTTTATTATGCATATTATGATTCTTTTACTGATTCTGCCGCTACTGGTTTTGGTGGCCTGGAGTTTTTCAAAGAGTTGGCCTTGGCCAAATCTATTCCCTCGGGAATTTGGCCTGCGGGGGATTTTACATGTCTTGGATCCCTCCAGCAGAGCACTGAAAAGCCTTCTTCTTAGTATTCGGCTTTCTTTGGTTGTGACGATTGTTACCTTAATCATAAGTATTCCAGCGGCTAAGGCATTGGGTGTATACAATTTTAAAGGGAAACAGTTTATAAAAATGTTGGTGTTAGCCCCTATTATTGTTCCTCCGGTGGCAGTGGGTATGGGTATTCATTTGACCTTTATTAGATTAGGATTGGCAAATCGTTTTACAGGGGTGGTGTTGGTACACCTCATACCTTGTTTACCCTATGGCATTAGAATACTGACGGATGTCTTTGAAATCATAGGGGAATCAATGGAACAGCAAGCAAGGGTACTGGGGGCTAATTCTATTCAAACCTTTACAAACATTACATTGCCTCTCATTGCCCCGGGTCTCATTTCTGCTGGCAGCCTTGTTTTTATTGTTTCCTTTAGTCAATATTTCTTAACTTTTTTAATCGGTGGGGGCAGGATTATAACCTTTCCTATGATGATGTTCCCTTATATTCAAAGTGGGGATCGGATGATGGCTTCAGCCTATAGTATGGTATTTATTTTAGCTACTTTAGTTGTGTTAATTATGATGGAAAAGGCCATCAAGTCCTATTACAGTGCCAAAAACTATTTTTATCTATAG
- a CDS encoding ABC transporter permease, which produces MKKTIKPYIMLLPAMTIFFGIFVAGLSMTFLQSLGYFPAIGLREFTLNHYKEVLTDHGFLTSLRFSLWIAFVSSSISVVLGVLLAYSIVNSKHKKGLEEIVYKLPVIVPHVVAALLVYNILGQSGILARMAYALGVISQQSEFPALLFDKNGIGIILAYVWKGTPFIAMVVYTVLSNMNNKLSEVALNLGATNKQVFWHVLIPLTMPSIFSSFIIIFAFSFGAYEVPFLIGPTAPRALPVQAYAEYMNPDWSHRPYTMTINMVLTFISFLCIWVYYKIFKLLNKYNG; this is translated from the coding sequence TTGAAGAAAACAATCAAGCCGTATATCATGTTACTGCCAGCTATGACGATTTTTTTTGGGATATTTGTAGCTGGGTTAAGCATGACATTTTTACAGAGCTTAGGATACTTTCCTGCAATTGGCTTGCGGGAATTTACTTTAAATCATTATAAGGAAGTATTAACAGATCATGGCTTTTTAACTTCTTTGAGATTTAGTCTTTGGATTGCATTTGTATCCTCTAGTATTTCAGTGGTTTTAGGCGTTCTACTGGCGTATTCCATTGTAAATAGTAAGCATAAAAAAGGATTGGAAGAGATAGTCTATAAGCTTCCTGTTATTGTTCCCCACGTGGTGGCAGCTCTATTGGTGTATAATATTCTAGGGCAAAGTGGTATTCTAGCAAGAATGGCTTACGCATTGGGGGTTATTAGCCAACAGTCAGAATTTCCAGCCTTATTATTTGATAAAAACGGTATTGGCATCATATTGGCTTACGTATGGAAGGGAACGCCATTTATTGCTATGGTGGTCTATACTGTATTAAGTAATATGAACAATAAGCTTTCAGAGGTAGCTTTAAATCTTGGAGCCACCAATAAGCAAGTGTTCTGGCATGTGTTAATCCCCCTAACCATGCCTTCAATTTTTTCTTCCTTTATTATTATTTTTGCCTTTTCATTTGGAGCCTATGAGGTACCCTTTTTAATAGGACCTACAGCGCCTAGAGCATTACCAGTACAAGCCTATGCTGAGTATATGAATCCTGATTGGAGTCACAGACCTTATACAATGACCATTAATATGGTGCTAACGTTTATTTCTTTTTTATGTATATGGGTTTATTACAAGATCTTTAAGCTGCTAAATAAATATAATGGGTGA
- a CDS encoding ABC transporter ATP-binding protein, whose translation MSQIQLQQIYKSFQDKKILNDMNLSIEEGEMISLLGPSGCGKTTTLKIIAGLMEPDQGDILINNQSVLNIPVEKRGAVIVFQDYLLFPHLTVEGNIEFGLKMAKVDKKIRKEKVKEMLSLMELDGQQHKYPNELSGGQRQRVALARALAVEPKVLLLDEPFSNLDLRLRETMREFVCSIQRKLKITTILVTHDKDEALMTSDKIAIMLEGEIKQYGTPLELYKKPISEEVANFFGETNYIIGKVEDGIFKSPLGNFRTTLQNTVKLKAMIRPEEIEVVPEYQEANTKGIITRSRYAGDRMHYRISLKGMEIKSISTAKEIFDVGEEVSLRIDSKSMIFYEI comes from the coding sequence ATGTCACAAATTCAATTACAGCAAATTTATAAAAGCTTTCAAGATAAAAAAATATTAAATGATATGAACCTATCCATTGAAGAAGGAGAAATGATTTCACTGCTGGGTCCTTCAGGTTGTGGAAAAACAACAACACTAAAAATTATTGCAGGGCTAATGGAACCAGATCAAGGAGATATATTGATTAACAATCAGTCGGTTTTGAACATACCAGTTGAAAAAAGAGGCGCAGTCATTGTATTTCAGGACTATTTACTGTTCCCTCATTTAACTGTGGAGGGGAATATTGAGTTTGGGCTAAAAATGGCAAAGGTAGATAAGAAAATTAGAAAAGAAAAAGTGAAGGAAATGCTGAGCTTAATGGAGCTTGATGGGCAGCAACATAAATATCCAAATGAACTATCTGGTGGACAGAGACAAAGAGTTGCCCTTGCCAGGGCCTTGGCAGTGGAACCAAAGGTATTGTTGCTGGATGAGCCATTTTCTAATTTAGATTTACGATTAAGAGAAACAATGCGGGAATTTGTTTGTTCAATACAAAGAAAACTAAAGATTACCACTATTTTAGTAACCCATGATAAGGACGAAGCTTTAATGACCTCTGATAAAATTGCCATTATGCTAGAGGGAGAAATTAAGCAATATGGAACACCCTTGGAACTATATAAAAAACCAATTTCTGAAGAAGTGGCAAACTTCTTTGGTGAAACCAACTATATAATAGGTAAAGTAGAGGATGGAATTTTCAAAAGTCCCTTAGGGAATTTTAGAACAACCCTTCAAAACACAGTAAAATTAAAAGCCATGATTAGACCGGAAGAAATAGAGGTTGTACCTGAGTACCAAGAAGCGAATACAAAAGGGATCATCACCCGAAGTCGTTACGCGGGAGACAGAATGCACTATCGGATTTCCTTAAAGGGGATGGAGATTAAATCCATTAGTACAGCAAAAGAAATTTTTGATGTTGGTGAAGAGGTTTCCTTGAGGATCGATTCTAAAAGCATGATTTTTTATGAAATTTAA
- a CDS encoding CDP-alcohol phosphatidyltransferase family protein, giving the protein MIDTKCRAKFQPIFNMMAKQLVMLNITPKSITWLAFGVGTLASFFAAGGWMISSILSLWLSGLLDVLDGTVARLTGKTSKGGAYMDLILDRMVEAIYILGFTYRFPQANYAYFLFYIVVIFNFTTFIVAGALFENNGVKSMHYDIGIAERTETFIVFTLMALLPSYIFPILMTFNAIILMTGIIRFRVVLKYCKSME; this is encoded by the coding sequence ATGATAGATACTAAATGTCGTGCTAAATTTCAGCCAATATTTAATATGATGGCAAAGCAACTAGTTATGCTTAATATAACACCTAAGTCAATTACTTGGCTAGCTTTTGGAGTAGGAACTCTGGCAAGTTTCTTTGCGGCAGGAGGTTGGATGATTTCTAGTATTCTATCCCTTTGGTTATCAGGTTTACTAGATGTATTGGATGGTACCGTGGCGAGACTTACAGGAAAGACTTCAAAGGGTGGTGCCTATATGGATTTAATTTTAGATAGAATGGTAGAAGCTATCTATATACTAGGCTTTACCTATAGATTTCCACAAGCTAATTATGCCTATTTTCTTTTTTATATTGTGGTAATTTTCAATTTCACTACTTTTATCGTTGCAGGTGCTCTATTTGAAAACAACGGGGTTAAGAGTATGCATTACGATATCGGTATTGCAGAGAGAACAGAAACTTTTATCGTATTTACTTTAATGGCACTACTGCCATCCTATATTTTTCCAATTTTAATGACCTTCAATGCGATTATTTTAATGACTGGCATCATTCGCTTTAGAGTAGTACTGAAGTATTGTAAATCAATGGAGTGA
- the tnpA gene encoding IS66 family insertion sequence element accessory protein TnpA, with product MNREEKTTMWLERIESYKSRQGSATDWCEENNISLSTLRYWMTKFSRENKQSSNLNKWLPIEVTSLPKNSQHESNSSGVRIHIGLASIEISSDFDPKTLETVVGILSEKC from the coding sequence ATGAATAGGGAAGAAAAAACAACTATGTGGCTTGAACGTATTGAATCATATAAATCCCGCCAGGGATCCGCTACAGACTGGTGCGAAGAAAATAATATCAGTCTTTCCACTCTAAGATACTGGATGACAAAGTTTAGTAGAGAAAACAAGCAATCTTCTAATTTAAATAAATGGTTGCCAATTGAAGTTACAAGTTTACCTAAAAATTCTCAGCACGAATCAAACTCCAGTGGGGTTCGTATCCATATTGGACTGGCGTCCATTGAAATCTCTTCAGACTTTGACCCGAAAACCCTAGAAACTGTTGTTGGGATCCTATCTGAAAAATGCTAG
- a CDS encoding sulfurtransferase, with protein sequence MEAFGATVPVNKNYIIDLPEAKEILADQERSKLVDIRSWEEYIGTTSGYSYIEGKGRPAGAAWGHDLNNYRNIDNTMKNAAEIKSMWNEWGISPDQRLSFFCGTGWRAAEVLIYAEVMGLENISLFDGGWNEWQDDASNPIELGESN encoded by the coding sequence GTGGAAGCATTTGGAGCAACAGTACCAGTAAATAAAAACTACATTATAGATTTACCTGAAGCAAAGGAAATACTCGCTGATCAAGAGCGTAGTAAATTAGTGGATATTAGAAGTTGGGAAGAATATATCGGAACTACTTCAGGGTATAGCTATATAGAAGGAAAGGGTAGACCTGCAGGAGCAGCTTGGGGTCATGATCTAAATAATTATAGAAATATTGACAACACAATGAAAAATGCAGCAGAGATTAAATCAATGTGGAATGAGTGGGGAATATCACCAGACCAAAGATTGTCATTTTTCTGTGGTACCGGATGGAGAGCAGCAGAGGTCCTTATTTATGCAGAAGTAATGGGCCTAGAAAATATATCTCTTTTCGATGGAGGATGGAATGAATGGCAGGATGATGCAAGTAACCCAATTGAGTTAGGAGAGTCAAATTAA
- a CDS encoding rhodanese-like domain-containing protein: protein MGTDEVNKEEVAVIQAITTEELQEKLEDNDWIVVDTRINDAYIGWALEGVARGGHIRGAVDFSANWIRMEVEGQDNLLQDVLKTKGITSDNNVVLYDANGEDVSIVAEYLVQQGIENIYRYDVKEWAMDVELPMESYPNHHLVVPASWISELIENGNNGKSYKIFEVSWGDVSEDYLNGHIPGSVHINTDDIEECSIWNRLSDSELEEFAKNYGITVDATVVLYGSDSTPVFRVATILKYMGMEDVRVLNGGFVAWENGGY from the coding sequence GTGGGGACAGATGAAGTGAATAAAGAAGAGGTGGCAGTGATTCAAGCTATAACCACAGAGGAGTTGCAGGAGAAATTAGAAGACAATGATTGGATAGTTGTAGATACTAGGATAAACGATGCTTATATTGGGTGGGCATTAGAAGGAGTAGCCAGAGGCGGACATATTAGAGGTGCAGTTGATTTTTCAGCAAACTGGATTAGAATGGAAGTAGAAGGTCAAGATAACCTATTGCAGGACGTTCTAAAGACAAAAGGAATTACATCTGATAACAATGTAGTACTTTATGATGCTAATGGTGAAGATGTTTCAATAGTGGCAGAATATCTTGTACAGCAAGGTATAGAGAATATATATCGTTATGATGTTAAAGAATGGGCCATGGATGTGGAACTACCTATGGAAAGTTATCCTAACCATCATCTTGTGGTGCCAGCTTCATGGATTAGTGAATTAATTGAAAATGGAAACAATGGAAAATCGTATAAAATATTTGAAGTTAGTTGGGGTGACGTTTCAGAAGATTATTTGAATGGACATATACCAGGTTCAGTGCATATTAATACAGATGATATAGAAGAATGCTCTATATGGAATCGTCTGTCAGATTCAGAATTAGAAGAGTTCGCTAAAAACTATGGGATAACGGTTGACGCTACAGTAGTACTTTATGGAAGTGACTCTACACCAGTCTTTAGAGTAGCCACTATATTAAAATATATGGGAATGGAAGATGTAAGGGTATTAAATGGAGGTTTTGTTGCTTGGGAAAATGGCGGATATTAA